The proteins below are encoded in one region of Labeo rohita strain BAU-BD-2019 chromosome 15, IGBB_LRoh.1.0, whole genome shotgun sequence:
- the chordc1a gene encoding cysteine and histidine-rich domain-containing protein 1a — translation MSVLCYNKGCGQRFDPETNPEDACTFHPGVPVFHDALKGWSCCKRRTTDFSDFLSIAGCTKGPHNSEKPLEPVKPDVKISGEKKELEDLKPRFNEYIIQAPKPLESIQRPSSDEPLVELQRKVAPSLSQALEKLRLAHADQPEETDEEGGEVKIGTTCKNGGCSKTYNGPKTDEETCLYHPGVPIFHEGMKYWSCCKRKTSDFNSFLSQQGCNKGSHQWRKDTGKKLAPCRFDWHQTGSQVTMTVYAKNSNPELCSVEANSTSLKIRLIFEGDKEFELKVNLWGVIDISKSVVNMMAAKVEVVMKKAEPMSWARLDLPPPKPQPTNEKTENQEGERVIA, via the exons ATGTCTGTGTTGTGTTATAATAAAGGCTGCGGACAGCGGTTTGATCCAGAAACCAATCCTGAAG ATGCATGTACATTCCATCCTGGAGTTCCTGTGTTTCATGATGCTCTGAAG GGTTGGTCATGTTGTAAGAGGCGGACAACAGACTTCTCGGATTTTCTTAGCATTGCG GGCTGCACTAAAGGTCCTCATAACAGCGAGAAGCCGCTGGAACCCGTGAAACCGGACGTGAAGATCTCAGGAGAGAAGAAAGAGTTGGAGGATCTCAAACCCAGGTTTAATGAGTATATCATCCAGGCGCCCAAACCGCTGGAGTCCATACAGAGACCCAG CTCTGATGAGCCGCTGGTGGAGCTGCAGAGGAAAGTGGCTCCGTCTCTCAGTCAAGCGCTGGAGAAGCTCAGACTTGCACACGCTGATCAGCCTGAAGAAACAG ACGAGGAAGGAGGTGAAGTCAAAATTGGGACGACATGTAAAAACGGAGGCTGCTCGAAG ACATACAACGGACCAAAGACTGATGAGGAGACGTGTTTATATCATCCTGGGGTGCCTATTTTCCATGAAGG GATGAAGTACTGGAGCTGCTGTAAGAGAAAGACATCGGATTTTAACTCCTTCCTGTCTCAGCAGGGCTGTAATAAAGGATCACACCAATGGAGGAAAGACACG GGTAAGAAATTGGCTCCATGTAGGTTTGATTGGCACCAGACAGGAAGTCAGGTGACCATGACCGTCTATGCAAAGAACTCGAACCCTGAGCTCTGCTCTGTGGAAGCCAACAGCACCTCG CTGAAAATCCGTCTAATCTTTGAAGGAGATAAAGAGTTTGAGCTGAAGGTGAATTTGTGGGGG GTAATTGACATCAGTAAGAGTGTCGTTAACATGATGGCTGCCAAAGTCGAGGTAGTCATGAAGAAGGCGGAGCCTATGTCCTGGGCCCGGCTGGACCTGCCGCCTCCAAAACCTCAACCGACCAATGAGAAGACAGAAAATCAAGAAGGAGAGAGAGTGATTGCTTAA
- the nlrc3l gene encoding NLR family CARD domain-containing protein 3: MSNFGDDSENEMDRYAMDRPPSSYGSMQSDDHEDIEDDDFEEPVLKQETRVRLHRPDSPETAITERTNTNQSSIYTGGLVLRQPVMHIGESSVYSYGINREPSFVEPSELQSDIRTEAGIDEESNYRDVQEQQNDSAAVEVQEEQTEATTEEDDSDEIVVRYEVPKDPPPTPEEGLGLQFQHKHGSFTLRHVLTQMVRCLSQLHPGEIAYFKRCLSTHCRFRKNYSRIADLNDPLDLVDKLIEVSGMGEALHLTIRCLHNVGKDNLSVYLKKTCRRVVLQHDLKMAHDRRYYSLYEGRCRPGQQRYISDVYVEPVTVIRGNREPINLENEVQRIPYTIVETQIRAADIFRPLPQEQKPIRTVMMTGIPACGVTVAVNKFIIDWMEGKNNQDFQFVFPLPAKELHLGKDGDQSFLEMLGSFFAEADDINFIEKPDCLCLFIIDALELCKHNLDFKNNEVITSARTKAPLDALLTSLIKGTMLPYARVWITSHVSAAYRIPSQLIDRYVELRGFTDEKKEEYFTKRTTDPELGRKVYNHMKRSKALEIICHIPVFSWMVAFIFERGFRDPEYGKHPPGITAFYSQFIVVQMNRSFEKYRGCSVEAQKWKDEDKMFIEMMGKMSYRLILEGRDWFTVDDLSSVNLTYEDLRSRDELTTEVKRKSEDFRTWVFKFVHYTVQEYMAAMYVYVAFRKHGKNVIEPSKMSWFQGANKDRPVIDLYRPAIDRAVASPNGQLDMFLRFLVGLVTPGTEDNLRGYLLNHYHPKAKGTEEVLKHINKKLKENIHPDRKRNLEWCLVELEEGKKDEGR; encoded by the exons ATGAGCAATTTTGGGGACGACAGTGAAAATGAAATGGATCG GTACGCGATGGACCGGCCACCCAGCAGTTATGGATCCATGCAGAGTGATGATCATGAAGATATAGAAGATGATGACTTTGAAGAACCTGTGCTCAAACAAGAAACAAG GGTCAGGCTTCATCGCCCAGACTCACCAGAGACTGCGATTACTGAGCGTACAAACACAAATCAGTCCAGCATATACACAGGTGGACTGGTCCTGAGACAACCCGTCATGCACATAGGAGAATCTTCTGTCTACTCTTACGG CATTAACAGAGAGCCGTCGTTTGTGGAGCCGTCTGAGCTGCAGAGCGACATAAGGACAGAAGCAGGGATAGATGAAGAGTCGAACTACAGAGATGTGCAGGAGCAGCAGAATGACAGCGCTGCAGTGGAGGTGCAGGAGGAGCAGACGGAGGCGACGACAGAGGAGGATGATTCTGATGAAATCGTTGTCAGATATGAAGTTCCAAAAGATCCTCCTCCAACTCCAGAGGAAGGCCTCGGTCTGCAGTTTCAACACAAGCACGGCTCCTTCACCCTCCGCCATGTGCTTACG CAAATGGTGAGGTGTCTTTCCCAGCTCCATCCGGGAGAGATCGCCTATTTTAAGCGCTGTCTAAGTACTCACTGCAGATTCAGGAAGAACTACTCGAGGATTGCGGATCTTAATGACCCGCTGGATTTGGTCGATAAATTGATCGAGGTCTCCGGGATGGGAGAAGCTCTGCATCTCACCATACGATGCCTCCATAACGTTGGAAAGGACAATCTGTCCGTTTACCTTAAGAAGACCTGTAGAAGAG TCGTGTTACAGCACGACCTGAAAATGGCCCACGACAGACGGTATTACTCTCTCTACGAAGGCCGGTGTCGTCCAGGTCAGCAGCGCTACATCAGTGACGTCTATGTCGAACCCGTAACAGTCATCAGGGGCAACAGGGAGCCCATCAACCTCGAGAATGAGGTACAGCGAATACCATATACGATTGTGGAAACCCAAATCAGGGCTGCCGACATCTTTCGGCCCCTTCCTCAAGAACAGAAACCAATCCGTACAGTCATGATGACGGGAATTCCCGCCTGCGGTGTAACGGTGGCCGTGAATAAGTTCATCATTGATTGGATGGAAGGAAAAAACAATCAAGATTTTCAATTCGTCTTCCCGTTGCCAGCGAAGGAGTTGCACCTTGGGAAAGATGGAGATCAGAGCTTCCTAGAGATGCTCGGCAGCTTTTTCGCAGAAGCCGACGACATAAATTTCATCGAGAAGCCCGATTGCTTGTGTCTCTTCATCATTGACGCTCTAGAACTTTGCAAACACAACCTGGACTTTAAAAACAACGAAGTTATCACAAGCGCCAGGACAAAAGCGCCGTTAGATGCCCTTCTCACCAGCTTAATAAAAGGCACGATGCTTCCTTACGCCCGAGTTTGGATCACTAGCCACGTCTCTGCTGCCTATCGAATTCCTTCACAGCTAATCGACAGATATGTGGAGTTAAGAGGATTCACAGATGAGAAGAAGGAAGAGTACTTCACCAAGAGAACCACTGACCCTGAGCTCGGTAGGAAAGTTTACAACCACATGAAACGCTCCAAAGCTCTCGAGATTATCTGCCACATTCCTGTCTTCAGCTGGATGGTGGCGTTCATCTTCGAACGAGGGTTTCGAGATCCTGAATACGGCAAACACCCACCTGGCATCACGGCGTTTTATTCGCAGTTCATCGTCGTGCAGATGAACCGCTCGTTTGAGAAGTACCGCGGCTGCAGTGTTGAGGCACAAAAGTGGAAGGATGAAGATAAGATGTTCATTGAGATGATGGGGAAAATGTCATATCGGCTGATTCTAGAAGGACGGGACTGGTTTACGGTGGACGATTTGTCCTCCGTTAACCTGACATATGAAGATTTGCGCTCTCGAGATGAATTAACCACTGAGGTCAAACGAAAGAGTGAAGATTTTCGTACATGGGTCTTCAAGTTTGTCCACTATACCGTTCAGGAGTACATGGCTGCCATGTACGTATACGTGGCGTTTAGGAAACATGGGAAAAATGTGATTGAACCAAGCAAGATGTCTTGGTTTCAGGGTGCAAACAAGGATCGGCCTGTGATCGATCTGTACCGCCCCGCCATCGACCGCGCAGTGGCGTCTCCGAATGGTCAACTGGACATGTTTCTGCGGTTCCTGGTCGGGTTGGTGACTCCGGGAACTGAGGATAACCTGCGCGGGTACCTGCTCAATCACTACCACCCCAAAGCCAAAGGCACAGAGGAAGTGCTCAAACACATCAACAAAAAgttgaaagaaaacatccatcCTGACAGGAAAAGAAATCTGGAGTGGTGTCTGGTGGAGCTGGAGGAAGGCAAAAAAGATGAGGGAAGATAA